A single genomic interval of Candidatus Bathyarchaeota archaeon harbors:
- a CDS encoding heavy metal translocating P-type ATPase: ALAFTYWFSAEGFTRAFLVLLSVLLIACPCALGIATPAAILAGVGKGAEFGILLRGGEYVENAGKLTTVVFDKTGTLTRGEPSVTDIKAFEGYGEGEILMMAAISEKGSEHPLAEAIMKAASRSNIETPDADSFEAIPGHGVRASYKNRQILFGNRRLMNVYNVKIEDYVEEELARFEEQGKTTMILAVNGEIAGVIAAMDTPKEHAGGAIKELKAMGLEIIMLTGDNETTAKAIAEQLGINTVIANVLPQQKTDVIKRLQSEGKIVAMVGDGVNDAPALAQANIGIAIGSGTDIAKETGGIVLIKDDLRDVVRGILLSKATMRKIRQNLFWAFIYNTISIPVAAVGLLSPIIAAGAMAMSSLFVVSNSATLKLLKL; this comes from the coding sequence CGGCCCTAGCCTTCACATACTGGTTTTCAGCTGAGGGTTTCACTAGGGCGTTTCTGGTCTTATTGAGTGTGCTTCTCATCGCATGCCCCTGCGCCCTCGGAATAGCCACGCCAGCCGCTATTTTGGCCGGCGTGGGAAAGGGCGCCGAGTTTGGTATCCTGCTTCGGGGCGGTGAATATGTTGAAAACGCAGGAAAGTTGACAACAGTCGTATTTGACAAAACAGGCACTTTAACAAGAGGCGAGCCTTCAGTCACAGACATAAAGGCCTTTGAAGGTTACGGGGAAGGAGAGATCTTGATGATGGCCGCAATCTCAGAGAAAGGTTCAGAGCATCCATTAGCCGAAGCTATAATGAAAGCAGCTAGTAGGTCAAATATAGAAACCCCTGATGCAGACTCCTTTGAGGCAATTCCAGGACATGGTGTTAGGGCATCCTACAAGAACAGGCAGATTCTCTTCGGAAACAGAAGATTGATGAATGTTTACAATGTTAAAATAGAAGATTATGTAGAGGAAGAACTCGCCCGTTTTGAGGAACAAGGTAAAACAACCATGATCCTCGCCGTGAATGGGGAGATAGCGGGAGTCATAGCCGCCATGGATACGCCGAAGGAACACGCTGGAGGAGCCATAAAAGAGCTTAAAGCCATGGGACTGGAAATCATAATGCTGACCGGCGATAATGAAACGACTGCTAAGGCTATAGCTGAACAGCTTGGAATAAACACCGTTATCGCGAATGTTCTGCCACAGCAGAAGACCGATGTAATCAAGAGATTGCAAAGCGAGGGGAAGATTGTTGCCATGGTTGGAGACGGTGTAAATGACGCCCCAGCCTTAGCCCAAGCCAACATAGGTATAGCTATAGGTAGTGGGACAGATATCGCCAAAGAAACAGGTGGGATCGTTCTGATCAAAGACGATCTTCGCGATGTGGTAAGAGGAATCTTGCTAAGTAAGGCAACCATGAGAAAGATAAGACAAAACCTTTTCTGGGCTTTTATCTACAACACCATCTCCATCCCAGTAGCTGCAGTTGGATTGCTCAGCCCAATAATCGCTGCTGGAGCCATGGCGATGAGTTCACTGTTTGTGGTCAGCAACTCGGCGACCTTGAAACTGCTCAAACTCTAA